A window of the Garra rufa chromosome 10, GarRuf1.0, whole genome shotgun sequence genome harbors these coding sequences:
- the nmrk2 gene encoding nicotinamide riboside kinase 2 isoform X2, whose amino-acid sequence MDAMVNTVKGWMENPVKFARSHGVTVSPDGSDPERDIHILIIEGFLLYNYKPLLEVYNKCFYVTIPYEECKRRRSTRTYTVPDPPGLFDGHVWPMYLKHRLEMENSGLDIQYMDGMRTKDELYNQVYEDIQNSLLNVL is encoded by the exons ATGGACGCCATGGTGAACACTGTTAAGGGATGGATGGAGAACCCGGTGAAGTTCGCTCGCTCCCACGGCGTGACCGTTTCGCCCGACGGCTCGGACCCTGAGCGGGACATCCACATACTTATCATAGAGGGATTTCTTCTTTATAATTACAA GCCTTTGCTTGAGGTCTACAACAAGTGCTTCTACGTCACCATTCCATACGAGGAGTGCAAAAGGAGAAGAAG TACGAGAACTTACACTGTTCCTGACCCTCCTGGTCTGTTTGATGGCCACGTGTGGCCCATGTACTTGAAACACAGGCTGGAGATGGAAAACAGCGGTCTAGATATCC AATATATGGATGGAATGAGAACAAAAGATGAGCTCTATAACCAAGTTTATGAAGACATTCAGAACTCACTGTTGAATGTCTTATAG
- the nmrk2 gene encoding nicotinamide riboside kinase 2 isoform X1: MKFIIGIGGVTNGGKTTLTGRLIKNLPNCCVVHQDDFFKPQDQIELGEDGFKQWDVITALDMDAMVNTVKGWMENPVKFARSHGVTVSPDGSDPERDIHILIIEGFLLYNYKPLLEVYNKCFYVTIPYEECKRRRSTRTYTVPDPPGLFDGHVWPMYLKHRLEMENSGLDIQYMDGMRTKDELYNQVYEDIQNSLLNVL; encoded by the exons ATGAAGTTTATTATTGGAATAGGAGG CGTGACCAATGGAGGAAAGACAACTTTGACGGGAAGACTCATAAAGAACTTACCAAACTGTTGTGTTGTACATCAAGATGATTTCTTCAAG CCCCAAGATCAAATAGAGCTCGGGGAGGACGGCTTTAAACAATGGGATG TGATCACCGCCTTGGACATGGACGCCATGGTGAACACTGTTAAGGGATGGATGGAGAACCCGGTGAAGTTCGCTCGCTCCCACGGCGTGACCGTTTCGCCCGACGGCTCGGACCCTGAGCGGGACATCCACATACTTATCATAGAGGGATTTCTTCTTTATAATTACAA GCCTTTGCTTGAGGTCTACAACAAGTGCTTCTACGTCACCATTCCATACGAGGAGTGCAAAAGGAGAAGAAG TACGAGAACTTACACTGTTCCTGACCCTCCTGGTCTGTTTGATGGCCACGTGTGGCCCATGTACTTGAAACACAGGCTGGAGATGGAAAACAGCGGTCTAGATATCC AATATATGGATGGAATGAGAACAAAAGATGAGCTCTATAACCAAGTTTATGAAGACATTCAGAACTCACTGTTGAATGTCTTATAG
- the atcayb gene encoding caytaxin isoform X1 has product MGTTEATLRMENMEVKDEWQDDDFPRPLPEDGDLDGLTDNTAHHAALTADHVESVRQKRRTLIAPDINLSLDKSEGSLLSDDFLETPDDLDINVDDIDTPDDDSLGSINNGNELEWEDDTPVASAKGPGGDGGDGTGRLWRTVIIGDQEHRIDMQVIRPYLRVVTHGGYYGEGLNAIIVFAACYLPDSGCADYNYIMENLFLYVISSLELLVAEDYMIIYLNGATPRRRMPGISWLKRCYQMIERRLRKNLKCLIIAHPSWFIRTVLAISRPFISVKFMDKIRYVQSLEELAQIVPMEHVQIPECVLQCDEERIKVQRERLEQLAKTSERPPSVAAEACP; this is encoded by the exons GCCTCTTCCTGAAGACGGTGATTTAGACGGACTCACTGACAACACGG CTCATCATGCCGCTCTGACGGCGGATCATGTGGAATCGGTCCGACAGAAGCGGCGCACACTGATCGCTCCAGATATCAACCTGTCGCTGGATAAAAGCGAAGGCTCGCTGCTTTCTGACGACTTCCTGGAAACACCAGACGACCTGGATATAAATGTGGATGACATCGACACGCCGGACGACGACTCTCTTGGATCCATCAACAACGGCAACGAGCTGGAATGGGAAG ACGACACGCCAGTGGCCAGCGCGAAGGGTCCGGGTGGAGATGGAGGCGATGGTACGGGTCGTCTCTGGAGGACAGTGATCATCGGCGATCAGGAGCACAGGATAGACATGCAGGTCATCAGGCCGTACCTGCGCGTCGTCACGCATGGAG gttattacggtgaaggacTGAACGCCATCATCGTGTTTGCTGCCTGCTATCTGCCCGACAGCGGCTGCGCAGACTACAATTACATCATGGAGAACCTCTTCCT GTATGTGATCAGTAGTTTGGAGCTGCTGGTGGCTGAAGATTACATGATCATCTATCTAAACGGAGCCACTCCGCGCAGGAGGATGCCGGGCATCAGCTGGCTCAAAAGATGCTACCAGATGATCGAACGACG GTTAAGAAAGAATCTTAAATGTCTGATCATCGCACATCCCTCCTGGTTCATCCGGACCGTTCTGGCCATCTCACGGCCCTTTATCAG TGTGAAATTCATGGATAAGATCCGTTATGTCCAGAGTCTGGAGGAACTGGCTCAGATCGTTCCCATGGAGCATGTGCAGATTCCTGAATGTGTACTGCA ATGTGACGAAGAGCGAATCAAAGTGCAGAGAGAAAG GCTTGAACAACTGGCCAAGACATCAGAGAG GCCGCCATCAGTAGCTGCGGAGGCCTGTCCCTGA
- the atcayb gene encoding caytaxin isoform X2 → MGTTEATLRMENMEVKDEWQDDDFPRPLPEDGDLDGLTDNTAHHAALTADHVESVRQKRRTLIAPDINLSLDKSEGSLLSDDFLETPDDLDINVDDIDTPDDDSLGSINNGNELEWEDDTPVASAKGPGGDGGDGTGRLWRTVIIGDQEHRIDMQVIRPYLRVVTHGGYYGEGLNAIIVFAACYLPDSGCADYNYIMENLFLYVISSLELLVAEDYMIIYLNGATPRRRMPGISWLKRCYQMIERRLRKNLKCLIIAHPSWFIRTVLAISRPFISVKFMDKIRYVQSLEELAQIVPMEHVQIPECVLQLEQLAKTSERPPSVAAEACP, encoded by the exons GCCTCTTCCTGAAGACGGTGATTTAGACGGACTCACTGACAACACGG CTCATCATGCCGCTCTGACGGCGGATCATGTGGAATCGGTCCGACAGAAGCGGCGCACACTGATCGCTCCAGATATCAACCTGTCGCTGGATAAAAGCGAAGGCTCGCTGCTTTCTGACGACTTCCTGGAAACACCAGACGACCTGGATATAAATGTGGATGACATCGACACGCCGGACGACGACTCTCTTGGATCCATCAACAACGGCAACGAGCTGGAATGGGAAG ACGACACGCCAGTGGCCAGCGCGAAGGGTCCGGGTGGAGATGGAGGCGATGGTACGGGTCGTCTCTGGAGGACAGTGATCATCGGCGATCAGGAGCACAGGATAGACATGCAGGTCATCAGGCCGTACCTGCGCGTCGTCACGCATGGAG gttattacggtgaaggacTGAACGCCATCATCGTGTTTGCTGCCTGCTATCTGCCCGACAGCGGCTGCGCAGACTACAATTACATCATGGAGAACCTCTTCCT GTATGTGATCAGTAGTTTGGAGCTGCTGGTGGCTGAAGATTACATGATCATCTATCTAAACGGAGCCACTCCGCGCAGGAGGATGCCGGGCATCAGCTGGCTCAAAAGATGCTACCAGATGATCGAACGACG GTTAAGAAAGAATCTTAAATGTCTGATCATCGCACATCCCTCCTGGTTCATCCGGACCGTTCTGGCCATCTCACGGCCCTTTATCAG TGTGAAATTCATGGATAAGATCCGTTATGTCCAGAGTCTGGAGGAACTGGCTCAGATCGTTCCCATGGAGCATGTGCAGATTCCTGAATGTGTACTGCA GCTTGAACAACTGGCCAAGACATCAGAGAG GCCGCCATCAGTAGCTGCGGAGGCCTGTCCCTGA